The Equus quagga isolate Etosha38 chromosome 12, UCLA_HA_Equagga_1.0, whole genome shotgun sequence genome includes a region encoding these proteins:
- the NKX2-4 gene encoding homeobox protein Nkx-2.4, which translates to MSLSPKHTTPFSVSDILSPIEETYKKFGGAMDGAPPSLGAPLGAAAAYRAPPPGPSSQAAAVAGVQPPHAMAGHNAAAAAAAAAAAAAATYHMPPGVSQFPHSAMGGYCNGGLGGMGELPAYTDGMRGGAAAAATGWYGANPDPRYSISRFMGPSAGVSVAGMGSLTGIADAAKSLAPLHAAAVAPRRKRRVLFSQAQVYELERRFKQQKYLSAPEREHLASMIHLTPTQVKIWFQNHRYKMKRQAKDKAAQQLQQEAGLGPPPPPSPRRVAVPVLVKDGKPCQNGAGTPXXXXXXXXXXXXXXXPELEELSPSPPALQGPAGGLAALDAAAGDYGGGVLGANLLYGRTW; encoded by the exons ATGTCGTTGAGCCCCAAGCACACGACGCCCTTCTCCGTGTCCGACATCCTGAGCCCCATCGAGGAGACCTACAAGAAGTTCGGCGGCGCCATGGACGGCGCGCCGCCCAGCCTGGGGGCGCCCCTGGGGGCCGCGGCCGCCTACCGCGCGCCGCCGCCCGGCCCCTCCTCGCAGGCGGCGGCGGTAGCGGGCGTGCAGCCTCCGCACGCCATGGCGGGGCACAacgcggcggccgcggcggccgcggcggcggccgcggcggccgcCACCTACCACATGCCGCCGGGCGTCTCGCAGTTCCCCCACAGCGCCATGGGCGGCTACTGCAACGGTGGCCTGGGCGGCATGGGCGAGCTGCCCGCCTACACGGACGGCATGCGGGGCGGCGCGGCCGCCGCGGCCACCGGCTGGTACGGCGCCAACCCGGACCCGCGCTACTCAA TCTCTAGGTTCATGGGGCCGTCGGCGGGAGTGAGCGTGGCCGGCATGGGGTCTCTGACGGGCATCGCGGACGCCGCCAAGTCGCTGGCACCGCTGCACGCGGCGGCGGTGGCACCGCGCAGGAAGCGCCGCGTGCTCTTCTCGCAGGCGCAGGTCTACGAGCTGGAGCGGCGCTTCAAGCAGCAGAAGTACCTGTCGGCGCCCGAGCGCGAGCACCTGGCCAGCATGATCCACCTGACGCCGACGCAGGTCAAGATCTGGTTCCAGAACCACCGCTACAAGATGAAGCGGCAGGCCAAGGACAAGGCGGcgcagcagctgcagcaggagGCCGGCCtgggcccgccgccgccgccgtcccCGCGCCGCGTGGCGGTGCCCGTGCTGGTCAAGGACGGCAAGCCGTGCCAGAACGGCGCGGGCACGCC NNNNNNNNNNNNNNNNNNNNNNNNNNNNNNNNNNNNNNNNNNNNNNCCCGAGCTCGAGGAGCTGTCGCCCAGCCCGCCCGCGCTGCAGGGCCCGGCGGGCGGCCTGGCGGCCCTGGACGCGGCCGCGGGGGACTACGGCGGCGGCGTGCTGGGCGCCAACCTGCTCTATGGCAGAACGTGGTGA